A single window of Prionailurus viverrinus isolate Anna chromosome F1, UM_Priviv_1.0, whole genome shotgun sequence DNA harbors:
- the IL6R gene encoding interleukin-6 receptor subunit alpha, which translates to MLALRCALLTALLAAPGAALTPGGCPAPEVLSDVVTARPGANVTLTCPGEEPGDSATIHWLLRNRVPGSQQERGAGMGGRLLLRSVQLSDSGNYSCYRDDGSLAGTVPLLVEAPPEEPQITCFRKSPLSKVACEWGPRSPPSGTTRATLLVRKFGTSPMGDSEEPCQYFPGPQTFSCQLAVPEGDNSLYVVSLCVSNAAGSKSSHPQTFEGYGILQPDPPVNVTVTAVPGNPRWLRVTWRDPPSWNSYFYRLQFELRYRAERSKTFTTWMVKELQHHCIIHDAWRGARHRVQVRAREEFGHGSWSAWSPEAAGAPWTEPRSPPAKTEAPPSTQAPTTNGDDENNLLKDSANATSLPVQDSSVPLPTFLVAGGSLAFGTLLCVGLVLRFRKTWKLQALKEGKASTQPPYALGQLVPERPQPRPGLIPLLSPPVNPGSLGSDNTSGHGRPDARGPRSTYDVTNRDYFLPR; encoded by the exons AGGTGCTGAGTGATGTGGTGACCGCCCGGCCTGGGGCCAACGTGACCCTGACCTGCCCGGGCGAGGAGCCTGGAGACAGTGCCACGATTCACTGGCTGCTGAGGAATCGGGTCCCAGGCTCACAGCAGGAACGGGGTGCTGGCATGGGAGGGAGGCTTCTTCTGAGGTCGGTGCAGCTCAGCGACTCTGGAAACTACTCCTGTTACCGCGACGACGGCAGCCTGGCTGGAACCGTGCCTTTGCTGGTGGAAG CCCCTCCCGAGGAGCCCCAGATCACCTGCTTCCGGAAGAGCCCCCTCAGCAAGGTGGCCTGTGAGTGGGGTCCTCGGAGCCCCCCCTCCGGGACGACCAGGGCCACGCTTCTGGTGAGGAAGTT CGGGACCAGCCCCATGGGAGACTCGGAGGAGCCGTGCCAGTACTTTCCGGGGCCGCAGACCTTCTCCTGCCAGCTGGCAGTCCCTGAGGGGGACAACTCCTTGTACGTGGTGTCCCTGTGCGTCAGCAACGCTGCTGGGAGCAAGTCCAGCCATCCCCAAACGTTTGAGGGCTATGGAATCC TGCAGCCTGACCCACCTGTCAACGTCACCGTCACTGCTGTGCCCGGAAACCCCCGCTGGCTCAGGGTCACCTGGCGGGACCCCCCGTCCTGGAACTCCTACTTCTACAGGCTGCAGTTTGAGCTCCGATACCGGGCCGAGCGGTCGAAGACGTTCACAACGTGGATG gtcaaGGAGCTCCAGCATCACTGCATCATCCATGACGCCTGGAGAGGCGCGAGGCACAGGGTGCAGGTCCGGGCCCGGGAGGAGTTTGGGCACGGCTCCTGGAGCGCGTGGAGCCCGGAGGCCGCGGGCGCCCCGTGGACAG aacccaggagccccccagccAAGACAGAGGCGCCCCCCTCCACGCAG GCACCGACTACTAATGGAGACGATGAAAATAATCTCTTGAAAGATTCTGCAAATGCAACCAGCCTCCCAG TGCAAGACTCTTCGGTGCCACTGCCCACCTTCCTGGTGGCCGGAGGAAGCCTGGCCTTCGGAACGCTCCTGTGCGTTGGCCTTGTCCTGAG GTTCAGGAAGACGTGGAAGCTGCAGGCCCTGAAGGAAGGCAAGGCCAGCACACAGCCGCCGTATGCTCTGGGGCAGCTGGTCCCCGAGAGGCCCCAGCCCCGGCCGGGGCtcatccccctcctctctcctcccgtGAACCCCGGCAGCCTCGGGTCTGACAACACGTCGGGGCACGGCCGGCCTGACGCCAGGGGCCCCCGGAGCACTTACGACGTCACTAACAGAGACTACTTCTTACCCAGATAG